A single window of Pungitius pungitius chromosome 20, fPunPun2.1, whole genome shotgun sequence DNA harbors:
- the traf3ip2a gene encoding E3 ubiquitin ligase TRAF3IP2 — MDSFKVPCPHQRVPVETDESMTSSGLDLAWPLSCKQCSGRTENIGGSGHSVGAAYSASQWSLPEGHHLQDPGPACRHVARLGPSLLPAGYQQDPTGGHSRGFAEPSDWPSVGEAEPLELPLSLKSEVNHAHVSSQDTAARMNGPNPMQGRRLRQCTCCPPANQPPHNNYKHHYTRDHQADSWHEPRRYLQNPVPPNVQQASVPNQRMGPPRELIHEVSVYGSLQAGPGPATGEIRRTISLSEEYRNVFITYSVDTAEEIIPFTKFLTDQGFKPAIDIFDNPIRRMGINKWMDSFLNDKSVLIIVVISPKYKEDVEGDGDDDHGLHTKYIHNQIQNEFIQQGCLNFRLVPVLFPNASKRHVPSWLQSTRIYRWPWDTQDLLLRLLREERYVMPQRGGDLTLTARPL; from the exons ATGGATTCTTTTAAAG TGCCTTGCCCTCATCAGAGGGTGCCTGTTGAGACGGATGAGAGCATGACATCCTCCGGTCTGGACTTGGCCTGGCCTCTGTCTTGCAAACAGTGTAGTGGACGCACAGAGAACATAGGGGGTAGTGGGCACAGCGTGGGCGCGGCCTACAGTGCCAGCCAGTGGAGCCTCCCCGAGGGCCACCACCTGCAGGACCCCGGACCAGCCTGTCGTCACGTTGCACGCCTGGGACCGAGCCTGCTCCCTGCAGGGTACCAACAGGATCCCACAGGGGGCCACAGTAGAGGCTTTGCTGAACCTTCAGACTGGCCCTCCGTGGGGGAGGCAGAACCCTTGGAGCTCCCTTTGTCCCTCAAGTCCGAAGTTAACCACGCCCATGTCTCGTCACAAGACACAGCAGCACGTATGAACG GCCCCAACCCGATGCAGGGGCGTCGTCTCAGACAGTGCACGTGCTGCCCACCGGCAAACCAGCCCCCTCACAATAATTACAAGCATCACTATACACGGGACCACCAGGCAGATTCGTGGCATGAGCCTCGACGCTACCTGCA GAACCCCGTCCCTCCAAATGTCCAGCAAGCATCTGTGCCTAATCAGCGCATGGGCCCTCCCAGAGAATTAATACACGAGGTCAGCGTGTACGGCTCCCTCCAGGCTGGTCCAGGGCCAGCAACGGGGGAGATCAGGAGGACCATCAGCCTGTCTGAGGAGTATA GGAATGTCTTCATCACATATTCAGTGGACACAGCAGAAGAAATCATTCCTTTCACCAAATTTCTGACGGATCAGGGGTTCAAACCAGCA ATTGACATCTTCGACAATCCAATCCGAAGAATGGGCATCAACAAATGGATGGACAGCTTTCTGAATGAC AAATCGGTGCTCATCATCGTGGTCATCAGCCCCAAGTACAAGGAGGACgtggagggagacggagacgaTGACCACGGCCTCCACACGAAGTACATTCATAATCAG ATCCAAAATGAGTTCATCCAACAAGGCTGCCTGAACTTCAGACTGGTACCCGTGTTGTTTCCAAACGCGTCCAAG AGACACGTCCCCAGCTGGCTCCAGAGCACCAGAATCTACCGCTGGCCCTGGGACACCCAGGACCTGCTGCTGCGCCTGCTCAGGGAGGAGCGCTACGTCATGCCGCAGCGGGGGGGCGACCTCACCCTCACCGCCCGCCCCCTCTGA
- the LOC119194810 gene encoding probable G-protein coupled receptor 139 gives MEGAGVTFFITLQKIYYPLLCLMGIPANLFTFYMICFRKCGMSNTAIVYLSCLAIVDTFYLVWVILLDLTLTFWLQQPFWHSRPWCGILAFLQYGSLCSSSWIVVVFTIERYLVLRSTAAKQHFSQSRVTKLTCFAIVLVSHLVSVPPAWINTVAPVNLTMNGENVTLPRCIYRDKVYSTVIVWITTFLSGGIPIVLVIIFNYLIGHHLCRATNLFSKEERRVMHGRTTRGMLKRTILLLGTVSVAFVVLSLPRFVTYCILRTVYNDVNFNRDDYSLPINVAGDLANMLQNLNSTTNFLLYCMVSRRFRRELVQVATCKARALELGSVLAHTAVKVFSVVDHKASPTRHPATVVLTNLKLIE, from the exons ATGGAGGGAGCCGGCGTTACCTTTTTCATCACCCTGCAGAAGATCTACTACCCGCTGCTTTGCCTCATGGGTATTCCAG CCAACCTCTTCACCTTCTACATGATCTGCTTTCGTAAatgtgggatgtccaacacagcCATCGTTTACCTGAGCTGTCTGGCCATCGTGGACACCTTCTATCTAGTGTGGGTGATCCTCCTTGACCTGACTCTCACCTTCTGGCTGCAGCAGCCCTTCTGGCACTCCCGTCCCTGGTGTGGCATCCTGGCGTTTCTGCAGTATGGTtcgctctgcagctcctcctggatTGTGGTGGTGTTCACCATCGAGCGCTACCTCGTTCTGCGCAGCACGGCGGCCAAGCAGCACTTCTCCCAGTCCCGGGTCACCAAACTGACGTGCTTTGCTATCGTCCTGGTTTCGCATCTTGTCTCCGTTCCCCCGGCCTGGATCAACACTGTCGCGCCAGTCAACCTCACCATGAACGGGGAGAATGTGACGCTGCCTAGGTGCATATACCGCGATAAGGTGTACTCCACAGTTATTGTGTGGATCACTACCTTCCTCTCAGGGGGAATCCCCATTGTATTAGTCATTATCTTCAACTACCTGATCGGGCACCATTTGTGCCGGGCCACAAACCTCTTCAGTAAGGAAGAGCGCCGTGTCATGCACGGGAGAACCACCAGGGGCATGTTGAAGAGGACCATCCTGCTGCTGGGCACCGTCTCCGTGGCCTTTGTCGTCCTCAGCCTGCCCCGCTTTGTCACGTACTGCATCCTCAGGACCGTGTACAACGACGTGAACTTCAACAGGGACGACTACAGCCTCCCCATCAATGTGGCCGGAGACTTGGCCAACATGCTGCAGAACCTCAACTCCACCACCAACTTTCTGCTGTACTGCATGGTCAGCCGGCGCTTTCGGCGGGAGCTCGTCCAGGTGGCCACGTGCAAGGCGAGGGCCCTCGAGCTGGGTTCTGTCCTCGCCCACACAGCCGTGAAGGTGTTCTCAGTTGTAGATCATAAGGCCTCGCCAACCCGTCACCCTGCAACTGTGGTCCTAACCAATCTTAAGCTGATAGAGTAG
- the fynb gene encoding tyrosine-protein kinase fynb isoform X2, translating into MGCVQCKDKEVTKLTDNRDTSISQAPGYHYGPDPAPQHFPSTPGGAAIPNYNHFHAPVGQGMTVFGGVSTSTTHTGTLRSRGGTGVTLFVALYDYEARTEDDLSFRKGERFQIINSTEGDWWDARSLTTGGSGYIPSNYVAPVDSIQAEDWYFGKLGRKDAERHLQSTGNPRGTYLIRESETTKGAFSLSIRDWDDVKGDHVKHYKIRKLDSGGYYITTRAQFDTLQQLVEHYSESADGLCFNLTGVCVNYIPDTVGLSHDAWEISRATLELELKLGTGCFADVFYGTWNGTTKVAVKTLKPGTMSPESFLEEAQIMKKLRHDKLVQLYAVVSEEPIYIVTEYMGQGSLLEFLKDGEGRGLKLPNLVDMAAQVAAGMAYIERMNYIHRDLRSANILVGDSQVCKIADFGLARLIEDNEYTARQGAKFPIKWTAPEAALYGKFTIKSDVWSFGIFLTELVTKGRVPYPGMNNREVLEQVERGYRMPCPQDCPISLHELMLQCWKKDAEERPTFEYLQAFLEDYFTATEPQYQPGDNL; encoded by the exons ATGGGCTGTGTGCAATGCAAGGATAAGGAAGTAACCAAACTCACGGACAACCGAGACACCAGCATCTCCCAGGCACCGGGCTACCACTATGGGCCCGACCCCGCGCCGCAGCACTTCCCCAGCACCCCTGGGGGCGCCGCCATACCCAACTACAACCACTTCCACGCCCCCGTCGGACAGGGGATGACAGTCTTTGGTGGGGTCAGCACCTCCACCACCCACACCGGAACCCTGAGGAGCCGTGGCGGGACAG gAGTCACCCTCTTCGTGGCACTTTACGACTACGAGGCACGGACGGAGGACGACCTCAGCTTCAGGAAAGGAGAGAGGTTCCAGATCATCAACAGCAC cgAAGGGGACTGGTGGGATGCTCGCTCGCTCACCACTGGTGGCAGTGGCTACATTCCCAGTAACTATGTGGCTCCAGTGGACTCCATCCAGGCAGAGGA TTGGTACTTTGGTAAACTGGGCCGTAAGGATGCCGAGAGGCATCTGCAGTCCACCGGAAACCCTCGAGGAACCTATCTCATCCGGGAGAGTGAAACCACTAAGG gtgccTTCTCATTGTCCATACGGGACTGGGACGACGTGAAAGGTGACCACGTCAAGCATTATAAGATCCGCAAGCTGGACAGTGGCGGCTACTACATCACCACGCGGGCTCAGTTCGAcacgctgcagcagctggttgaGCACTACTCAG AGAGTGCGGATGGTTTGTGCTTTAATTTAACCGGCGTGTGTGTGAACTACATCCCTGACACTGTTGGCTTGAGTCATGACGCCTGGGAGATCAGCAGAGCCACACTTGAGTTGGAACTAAAGTTGGGGACGGGAtgttttgctgatgtgttttacG GGACGTGGAACGGCACCACCAAGGTGGCGGTGAAGACTCTGAAGCCTGGCACCATGTCCCCCGAGTCCTTCCTGGAGGAGGCTCAGATCATGAAGAAACTCCGCCACGACAAGCTGGTGCAGCTCTACGCCGTGGTGTCGGAGGAACCCATTTACATTGTCACAGAGTACATGGGCCAAG GAAGCCTGCTGGAATTCTTGAAGGACGGAGAAGGACGAGGGTTGAAGCTGCCTAACCTGGTGGATATGGCTGCACAG GTGGCGGCTGGCATGGCCTACATCGAGAGGATGAACTACATCCACCGAGACCTGCGCTCCGCCAACATCCTGGTGGGAGACAGCCAGGTGTGCAAGATTGCCGACTTCGGACTGGCCAGGCTCATCGAGGACAACGAATACACGGCTCGGCAGG GCGCTAAGTTCCCCATTAAGTGGACTGCCCCGGAGGCGGCGCTGTACGGGAAGTTCACCATCAAGTCGGACGTGTGGTCGTTTGGCATCTTCTTGACGGAACTGGTCACAAAGGGCCGGGTGCCTTACCCAG GCATGAACAACCGCgaggtgctggagcaggtggagcggGGCTACAGGATGCCGTGCCCCCAGGACTGCCCCATCTCGCTGCACGAGCTGATGCTCCAGTGCTGGAAGAAGGACGCGGAGGAGCGGCCCACCTTTGAGTACTTGCAAGCCTTCCTGGAGGACTACTTCACGGCCACCGAGCCTCAGTACCAGCCCGGGGACAACCTCTAG
- the fynb gene encoding tyrosine-protein kinase fynb isoform X1: MGCVQCKDKEVTKLTDNRDTSISQAPGYHYGPDPAPQHFPSTPGGAAIPNYNHFHAPVGQGMTVFGGVSTSTTHTGTLRSRGGTGVTLFVALYDYEARTEDDLSFRKGERFQIINSTEGDWWDARSLTTGGSGYIPSNYVAPVDSIQAEDWYFGKLGRKDAERHLQSTGNPRGTYLIRESETTKGAFSLSIRDWDDVKGDHVKHYKIRKLDSGGYYITTRAQFDTLQQLVEHYSDRAAGLCCRLAVPCHKGMPRLADLSVKTKDVWEIPRESLQLIKRLGNGQFGEVWMGTWNGTTKVAVKTLKPGTMSPESFLEEAQIMKKLRHDKLVQLYAVVSEEPIYIVTEYMGQGSLLEFLKDGEGRGLKLPNLVDMAAQVAAGMAYIERMNYIHRDLRSANILVGDSQVCKIADFGLARLIEDNEYTARQGAKFPIKWTAPEAALYGKFTIKSDVWSFGIFLTELVTKGRVPYPGMNNREVLEQVERGYRMPCPQDCPISLHELMLQCWKKDAEERPTFEYLQAFLEDYFTATEPQYQPGDNL; encoded by the exons ATGGGCTGTGTGCAATGCAAGGATAAGGAAGTAACCAAACTCACGGACAACCGAGACACCAGCATCTCCCAGGCACCGGGCTACCACTATGGGCCCGACCCCGCGCCGCAGCACTTCCCCAGCACCCCTGGGGGCGCCGCCATACCCAACTACAACCACTTCCACGCCCCCGTCGGACAGGGGATGACAGTCTTTGGTGGGGTCAGCACCTCCACCACCCACACCGGAACCCTGAGGAGCCGTGGCGGGACAG gAGTCACCCTCTTCGTGGCACTTTACGACTACGAGGCACGGACGGAGGACGACCTCAGCTTCAGGAAAGGAGAGAGGTTCCAGATCATCAACAGCAC cgAAGGGGACTGGTGGGATGCTCGCTCGCTCACCACTGGTGGCAGTGGCTACATTCCCAGTAACTATGTGGCTCCAGTGGACTCCATCCAGGCAGAGGA TTGGTACTTTGGTAAACTGGGCCGTAAGGATGCCGAGAGGCATCTGCAGTCCACCGGAAACCCTCGAGGAACCTATCTCATCCGGGAGAGTGAAACCACTAAGG gtgccTTCTCATTGTCCATACGGGACTGGGACGACGTGAAAGGTGACCACGTCAAGCATTATAAGATCCGCAAGCTGGACAGTGGCGGCTACTACATCACCACGCGGGCTCAGTTCGAcacgctgcagcagctggttgaGCACTACTCAG ACCGAGCCGCCGGGCTCTGCTGTCGCTTGGCGGTTCCCTGCCACAAAGGGATGCCGCGCCTGGCCGATCTGTCGGTTAAAACCAAAGACGTGTGGGAGATCCCGCGGGAGTCGCTGCAGCTCATCAAGCGTCTTGGGAACGGGCAGTTTGGGGAGGTCTGGATGG GGACGTGGAACGGCACCACCAAGGTGGCGGTGAAGACTCTGAAGCCTGGCACCATGTCCCCCGAGTCCTTCCTGGAGGAGGCTCAGATCATGAAGAAACTCCGCCACGACAAGCTGGTGCAGCTCTACGCCGTGGTGTCGGAGGAACCCATTTACATTGTCACAGAGTACATGGGCCAAG GAAGCCTGCTGGAATTCTTGAAGGACGGAGAAGGACGAGGGTTGAAGCTGCCTAACCTGGTGGATATGGCTGCACAG GTGGCGGCTGGCATGGCCTACATCGAGAGGATGAACTACATCCACCGAGACCTGCGCTCCGCCAACATCCTGGTGGGAGACAGCCAGGTGTGCAAGATTGCCGACTTCGGACTGGCCAGGCTCATCGAGGACAACGAATACACGGCTCGGCAGG GCGCTAAGTTCCCCATTAAGTGGACTGCCCCGGAGGCGGCGCTGTACGGGAAGTTCACCATCAAGTCGGACGTGTGGTCGTTTGGCATCTTCTTGACGGAACTGGTCACAAAGGGCCGGGTGCCTTACCCAG GCATGAACAACCGCgaggtgctggagcaggtggagcggGGCTACAGGATGCCGTGCCCCCAGGACTGCCCCATCTCGCTGCACGAGCTGATGCTCCAGTGCTGGAAGAAGGACGCGGAGGAGCGGCCCACCTTTGAGTACTTGCAAGCCTTCCTGGAGGACTACTTCACGGCCACCGAGCCTCAGTACCAGCCCGGGGACAACCTCTAG
- the fynb gene encoding tyrosine-protein kinase fynb isoform X3 — protein MGCVQCKDKEVTKLTDNRDTSISQAPGYHYGPDPAPQHFPSTPGGAAIPNYNHFHAPVGQGMTVFGGVSTSTTHTGTLRSRGGTGVTLFVALYDYEARTEDDLSFRKGERFQIINSTEGDWWDARSLTTGGSGYIPSNYVAPVDSIQAEDWYFGKLGRKDAERHLQSTGNPRGTYLIRESETTKGAFSLSIRDWDDVKGDHVKHYKIRKLDSGGYYITTRAQFDTLQQLVEHYSGTWNGTTKVAVKTLKPGTMSPESFLEEAQIMKKLRHDKLVQLYAVVSEEPIYIVTEYMGQGSLLEFLKDGEGRGLKLPNLVDMAAQVAAGMAYIERMNYIHRDLRSANILVGDSQVCKIADFGLARLIEDNEYTARQGAKFPIKWTAPEAALYGKFTIKSDVWSFGIFLTELVTKGRVPYPGMNNREVLEQVERGYRMPCPQDCPISLHELMLQCWKKDAEERPTFEYLQAFLEDYFTATEPQYQPGDNL, from the exons ATGGGCTGTGTGCAATGCAAGGATAAGGAAGTAACCAAACTCACGGACAACCGAGACACCAGCATCTCCCAGGCACCGGGCTACCACTATGGGCCCGACCCCGCGCCGCAGCACTTCCCCAGCACCCCTGGGGGCGCCGCCATACCCAACTACAACCACTTCCACGCCCCCGTCGGACAGGGGATGACAGTCTTTGGTGGGGTCAGCACCTCCACCACCCACACCGGAACCCTGAGGAGCCGTGGCGGGACAG gAGTCACCCTCTTCGTGGCACTTTACGACTACGAGGCACGGACGGAGGACGACCTCAGCTTCAGGAAAGGAGAGAGGTTCCAGATCATCAACAGCAC cgAAGGGGACTGGTGGGATGCTCGCTCGCTCACCACTGGTGGCAGTGGCTACATTCCCAGTAACTATGTGGCTCCAGTGGACTCCATCCAGGCAGAGGA TTGGTACTTTGGTAAACTGGGCCGTAAGGATGCCGAGAGGCATCTGCAGTCCACCGGAAACCCTCGAGGAACCTATCTCATCCGGGAGAGTGAAACCACTAAGG gtgccTTCTCATTGTCCATACGGGACTGGGACGACGTGAAAGGTGACCACGTCAAGCATTATAAGATCCGCAAGCTGGACAGTGGCGGCTACTACATCACCACGCGGGCTCAGTTCGAcacgctgcagcagctggttgaGCACTACTCAG GGACGTGGAACGGCACCACCAAGGTGGCGGTGAAGACTCTGAAGCCTGGCACCATGTCCCCCGAGTCCTTCCTGGAGGAGGCTCAGATCATGAAGAAACTCCGCCACGACAAGCTGGTGCAGCTCTACGCCGTGGTGTCGGAGGAACCCATTTACATTGTCACAGAGTACATGGGCCAAG GAAGCCTGCTGGAATTCTTGAAGGACGGAGAAGGACGAGGGTTGAAGCTGCCTAACCTGGTGGATATGGCTGCACAG GTGGCGGCTGGCATGGCCTACATCGAGAGGATGAACTACATCCACCGAGACCTGCGCTCCGCCAACATCCTGGTGGGAGACAGCCAGGTGTGCAAGATTGCCGACTTCGGACTGGCCAGGCTCATCGAGGACAACGAATACACGGCTCGGCAGG GCGCTAAGTTCCCCATTAAGTGGACTGCCCCGGAGGCGGCGCTGTACGGGAAGTTCACCATCAAGTCGGACGTGTGGTCGTTTGGCATCTTCTTGACGGAACTGGTCACAAAGGGCCGGGTGCCTTACCCAG GCATGAACAACCGCgaggtgctggagcaggtggagcggGGCTACAGGATGCCGTGCCCCCAGGACTGCCCCATCTCGCTGCACGAGCTGATGCTCCAGTGCTGGAAGAAGGACGCGGAGGAGCGGCCCACCTTTGAGTACTTGCAAGCCTTCCTGGAGGACTACTTCACGGCCACCGAGCCTCAGTACCAGCCCGGGGACAACCTCTAG